The DNA sequence TGAACGAAATGTTGTGGATGTTATACAGACACGGAAGCGTAGCTTAATATAAACGCAAATGTATCGTCAAGGCGCTGTCATTCACGTCCCGACAATTTCTAAGGAGAGGTTATTGATTGCCCAGTGCCATTTATTGATGGCGCTGGGCGTCCCATCGAGAGTTGGGAGGCTCTGGAGCGATTATGAAAACTTATGTTTTATGAACCCGCGCCTTAGTGAAAGcacaatacctttttttttcactccgctCCCTTCGAAATTTGGTTCAAGCGCCTAGTTAAACCTTGTATCGATGACACTTACCTTCGAAGAGCACTTGACAGACGACGTCCCTGCTACCGTTCGCCCGCTTTCCATTGGCACAGTCAATCCTGATGCCTGTGTCGTACTCGCAGAGGTAGTAGAATGACGTCACGTTCGCcacagcgtgccagtggatgaacGAGTGGCCCGGTTTCAGCATCCGCGAACGGCAGTCCTCGTTGGCCTCTCGCTGCAATTGCTCGTCgctcgccgctcccgctgctgaTAGCATCAATGCGGcaggcgacgccgacggcaccgCAACGCATGCGCAGCACCGCCAGTTTTACTTGACGCTAAACTGACATCCAAGTCTCATAAAGCGATGACTATTAAAAATACATTCTTCGAAGTTTTCAAGGCGTCTATCGCAGGTCACGTTCTAGGTCATGAAATGCTTGTAGTCACTGTGTTTACTAAGCGAAAAgtcaccagaaaaagaaagaaaaaacaaagggaAAAGCGACAAATTTGTGACTACAGATATCGCTGAACCTATATGAATGTAGCATGTTGCACTTAGGAGAGAAAGCTGAACTCTACCGGCCGTAGGAATCAGACTTTTGCTTCCGAGCCTCATTGTTTAttaaggaagtgttgaaaatcgAAAAAGTTGAAAAAACTTGGAGCACAAAGCAGACAAATCTATAACTATGCATCAAAAGCATTTGTCGAAGTTTTGTAAACTACATCTCACAGAGCATCTGAAGCGAGCAGATTTGATGTATGCGTTCATAGCTTATAGGAAAGTGTTGCAATGTTTACGGggcttttgcaaaagtcctactcgaAAATTACTGGCATAGTTCAAGGTGGTGTATAATGTATCGATTTCGTATGCTTTAGCTGCCTCAGCAGGTGCAGTTTGACATAAATGTTATGCTCTTTTTATTTCTGGGGTACTGAATTGTAAACTTCA is a window from the Dermacentor albipictus isolate Rhodes 1998 colony chromosome 6, USDA_Dalb.pri_finalv2, whole genome shotgun sequence genome containing:
- the LOC135914253 gene encoding uncharacterized protein isoform X2, translated to MITTSEIATVLFIFVLKSVDQAGAASDEQLQREANEDCRSRMLKPGHSFIHWHAVANVTSFYYLCEYDTGIRIDCANGKRANGSRDVVCQVLFEGAVNPYEFKGKCRCTCAKR
- the LOC135914253 gene encoding uncharacterized protein isoform X1, yielding MITTSEIATVLFIFVLKSVDQAAGAASDEQLQREANEDCRSRMLKPGHSFIHWHAVANVTSFYYLCEYDTGIRIDCANGKRANGSRDVVCQVLFEGAVNPYEFKGKCRCTCAKR